CTAGAACATGAGGGGTATATCACATCTGTTCAAGGGAAAGGAACGTTTATAAAAAAGACAAAAAATAAAGAAACAGAAAGGAAAGAAGGAACCAGTTCATACGATTGGCAACTTTCCGTTCAAGATTATTTACCTAGGTCTCAATTTGCTCGTTTTCATCAAGTCCCTGAAAAGATTCATCTTTCTTCTTCAATGATAGATCCTGGACTTCTGCCTAATCGATACTTAGAGCAGGAGATTCATAAAATGCTCTCTGAGAACCCAAAAATTCTATCACAATATGGAGAAATTCAAGGAGATAAAGAGCTTAGACAGGCAATGGTTGAGTATTTAAAAAGAATGGATGTTCCAACTACCCAAGATAATATTTTAGTTACAAGTGGTTCACAACAAGGAATAGACCTTGTTGCTCGGACATTCGTTGGACCAGGTGATGTGGTAGTCACGGAAGCCCCAACTTATCCAGGAGCTATTGATGTGTTTCGTGGGAGAGGTGCAACCATCCTTACGGTACCTGTTGATAGCGATGGAATGAGAGTGGATTTACTTCAGAATTTGTGTGATAAATATAAACCAAAAATTATTTATACAGTACCTACGTTTCACAATCCAACAGGTGCTGTAATGCCCTTAAAACGCCGCACACAAATTCTCGAATTAGCTAGTAGTATCCAGTGTTTAGTGATTGAGGATGATCCATGTAGTGAAATTTATTTTGAAAAAAAACCTCCAGTATCAATGAAAAGCCTGGACCATTACGGTAATGTCATTTACTTGAAAGGTTTAAGCAAAATATTAGCTCCAGGATGTAGAATTGGAATATTAGCTGCTTCTGGTTCTATATTCAAACGTCTATTAGCTGCAAAGGCTAACACCGACTTAGGGAGTCCTTTACTTACACAGAAAGCCATTCATCCATTTATTACTTCCACTAGAATGATGGATCATTTAAAGAAGTTAAGAACCGCTCTAATGATTAGACGTGATTTAGTTTTGGAGATTCTGTCACAACATTCACCTGAAGAGGTATCTTGGTTTATTCCAAAGGGAGGATTAAACGTTTGGCTCACTCTTCCTTCTTGGATTAATACTGAACACCTTTTATTAGAAGCAAAGACAAAACAAATTACTTTTTTACCTGGGTCAGCTTGTTACCCTACAGAACAAGAAAATCATCATTTACGAATAAGCTTCTCTTATATGAAGGAGCAACAATTAGAACAAGGTGTGACAACCATTTGTAACATCCTTCAATCCGAAATTGACTTAAGAAAAAAACAAGATAGCTCACCACATTTTTGATTTAAGAGCTTATATTGACACGTTGTTGAGCCAAAAAGTAAACCCCCATTTTCTCTAAAATGGGGGTTATAAATAACTATTGTAAATTTGTTGCTCTTTTCTCCATTGAATTTTTCTATCTCTTCTTCAGCTAAACTGCACAGTTAGCACAACAAGAAAAAGCTGTCACAAAGACAGCAATGATTTTTCACTAAAGCACCCACAAACTACCCGTTATTATGGCGTTTATCTGGTAAACCACCAAATTATAAACAAGGAAACTGCTATTATTGCCCATACCATTGCTTGCATTTCTTTTTGTTCATTAAAAATCCCTCTAATCCACCCGTTAATAATTTTAACTACTTGCTATTTTTAAGTAATGAATAGACGTATGTATCGTGTGCTACACCATTTTGATACATATAGTCCCTCAAAACTCCCTCTTTTTGAAAACCAATTTTAAGTAGCAAATTGTTAGATGCTTCATTATCAATAAATACAACAGCACCTATACGAGTTAAACTCATAAGATCAAAGCCATATGAAAGAACTTTAGATACTGCTTCCAAAGTATATCCTTTCCTCCAGTGCTCTGGATGGATTTCGTAACCTATTTCTGCTCGTTTATGTTTAGGCAACCAAGCATTAAAGCCAATTGTTCCAATTATACCTTTGGTCCCTATTCTTTCAATCCCCCAGCGTATGCCTCTTTTTTCATTGTAATTTTTTGAAAAAAATCAACAAATTTCTCTGCTTGTTCTATACTCTCTAATGTTTCTTCTCCATAAAAACGTGTTACATCGAACTATTCTGCCCCTTTAGTTCAATAAAAAAAGACCGCCTGGGTTTGAACTATGACCCATAAAATGGACAGTCTAAAAA
This Neobacillus sp. YX16 DNA region includes the following protein-coding sequences:
- a CDS encoding PLP-dependent aminotransferase family protein — its product is MHIEIQRNADISLTKQIYHSILDHIRSDLLEEDLQLPSVRELSKQLGVSLLTVVKAYQKLEHEGYITSVQGKGTFIKKTKNKETERKEGTSSYDWQLSVQDYLPRSQFARFHQVPEKIHLSSSMIDPGLLPNRYLEQEIHKMLSENPKILSQYGEIQGDKELRQAMVEYLKRMDVPTTQDNILVTSGSQQGIDLVARTFVGPGDVVVTEAPTYPGAIDVFRGRGATILTVPVDSDGMRVDLLQNLCDKYKPKIIYTVPTFHNPTGAVMPLKRRTQILELASSIQCLVIEDDPCSEIYFEKKPPVSMKSLDHYGNVIYLKGLSKILAPGCRIGILAASGSIFKRLLAAKANTDLGSPLLTQKAIHPFITSTRMMDHLKKLRTALMIRRDLVLEILSQHSPEEVSWFIPKGGLNVWLTLPSWINTEHLLLEAKTKQITFLPGSACYPTEQENHHLRISFSYMKEQQLEQGVTTICNILQSEIDLRKKQDSSPHF